Proteins from one Lonchura striata isolate bLonStr1 chromosome 6, bLonStr1.mat, whole genome shotgun sequence genomic window:
- the ATP5MJ gene encoding ATP synthase F(0) complex subunit j, mitochondrial yields MVQTMIPKALRPMTFYFSTVYQEIWVGVALTTYAYYKISYGGKKSSGNKSSGSGHH; encoded by the exons ATGGTGCAGACCATGATTCCAAAGGCATTGAGACCCATGACATTCTACTTCTCTACTGTGTATCAAGAAATATGGGTTGGTGTAGCATTAACAACTTACGCCTACTACAAGATTTCATATGGGG gcaaaaaATCATCAGGAAATA AGTCCTCTGGTTCTGGCCATCATTAA